CTTCAACGAGGGCAAGGCCGCGATGGTGTTCTCCGGCCCGTGGTTCCTGGGCGAGGTCTCCAAGGACGTGGACTATGGCCTCGCGCGGCTGCCCACGCTGGATGAGAACAAGGGCACGCCGATGAAGCCGTGGATGACGGTGGAGGGCGTGTACGTGGCCGCCCCGTCGAAGAACAAGGAAGCGGCGTACGACTTCGCGAAGTTCCTCACGGACGCGGCCCCTGGCAGGACGCTGGCCCTGGAGGGCCGCCAGAGCCCCGCGAACCAGGCGGTGTACCAGGACGCGAAGGTGGCCGCGGATCCGCTGCTCAAGGCGATGAAGGACCAGGTGGACGTGGCCGTGCCCATGCCCAACCTGCCGGAGATGTCCATGGTCTGGACCCCCGCGACCAGCGCCATGAACACCGTGTTCAAGAACACCGCCACGCCCAAGGCGGCGCTGGACGCGGCCCAGAAGAGCGTGGCGAAGGACGTCGCCGGTCTGCGCAAGAAGTAAGCGAGGAGCCGAAGTGAGCCAGAACGCCCCCCAGGAGTCCTCTTCCCCGGCCGGTGCCTCCCAGGCGCCAGGCCGCGGCTCCCCGAACAACGCCGCGACGGACCCCGCCACTCCGGGGCCCTCGGGCCGCGCGGGAGGCATGAGGGGGCGCGTCCTGGTGGGGCTCGCGCTCGCGCTGGGCGCGTCCCTGTTCCTGGCGCACGGGCTCCTGGTCCGCGCCCAGGCCGAGCGCGGCCAGGAGCGCGCGCAGCGCAAGTCCGCCGTGGCCCTGCTGGGCCTGGCGGACCTGGTCCAGCGCGCGGAGGGCCACGGCGACGCCGTGAAGGCGGTGGTCTCCGCCTGGCCCGGGACGCCGGGGAGCGCCGCGCGCGTCATCGCCTTCAGCGGCATCCGCCTGGAGGCGTCCACCTTCCCGGACGACACCGGGGACAAGGCCGCGCCGCGCCGGCTGTCGCGCGAGGAGAAGCCGCTGTACGACCGCGGCCAGCGCCTGCGCGCCGCGGTGGAGACGAACCGCGAGGAGGAGGGCGCGCGCAAGGCGGAGGTGGAGTCGGAGATGCGCCCCACCGGGGGCCAGCTGCTGGCCGCGCCGGTGGAGGTGGACGGGCAGGTGGTGGGGTCGGTGGAGTACTTCACGCCGGTGCTGACGGAGGCGGAGGCGCCGTCGTGGACGCCGGTGCTGCTGGCCCTGCTGCTGCCGCTGGCGGCGTGCGCGGGCGCGGTGTACGCGCTGTCGCGTCAGGGCGCGCGCGTGGCGGTGGCGGCGGCGCTCTTCCTGGCGGGCCTGGGCGGCTACACCGTCTATTCGCTGCGCGCGCTGGACGCGGAGCTGCGCGAGACAGAGGACGCCGTGAGCGCGGAGCTGCGCACGCGCGGCGAGCTGGCGCGGGCCCTGGTCGCCGCGAACCACTTGAAGGAGGACCCCGCGCTGAAGCCGGGCGCGTGGGACGCGGACGCGATGCGCCGCCCGCTGGGCCGGCTGACGGACTCCGGCGCGCCGGACGCGGACAAGCTCGCGGCGCGCGGCGCCCAGGTGCGCGGTGACGCGGGCAAGGCGCTGGGCGCGCTGGGCGCGCTGGGGCTGGCGGTGCTGCTCTTCATCGGCCTGGGCGCGCTGCACCGGATGGTGGCGACGGCGGTGGAGCACCGGCAGGCGTACGTCTACGTGGCGCCGGCGATGGTGGGGATGGTGCTGCTGGTCTTCTTCCCCTTCGCCTACGGCATCACGCTGTCGTTCACCGACGCCAACCTCTACAACAGCAGCCAGCCGCTGTCGGAGCTGTGGATTGGCCTGCGCAACTACACGGACATCCTGGGCGACTTCAGCTTCGCGAAGACGGCGGCGGACGGCTCGCTGGTCTTCAACTACCTGAACTTCTACTACACGCTGCTCTTCACCATCCTCTGGACGGTGACGAACGTGACCATCGGCGTGACGGTGGGCCTGCTGCTGGCGCTGGCGCTCAACGTGCCCAACCTGCGGATGCGGCCGGTGTACCGCGTGTTGCTCATCCTGCCGTGGGCCATGCCCAACTACATCACCGCGCTCATCTGGAAGGGCATGTTCCACCAGCAGTTCGGCGTGGTGAACCACGTCATCCGGATGTTCGGCGGCGAGGGCCTGGCGTGGTTCGACTCGCCCGTCACGTCGTTCCTCACCGCGCTGGCGACGAACGGCTGGCTGTCCTTCCCCTTCATGATGGTGGTGTCGCT
This Corallococcus silvisoli DNA region includes the following protein-coding sequences:
- a CDS encoding carbohydrate ABC transporter permease — its product is MSQNAPQESSSPAGASQAPGRGSPNNAATDPATPGPSGRAGGMRGRVLVGLALALGASLFLAHGLLVRAQAERGQERAQRKSAVALLGLADLVQRAEGHGDAVKAVVSAWPGTPGSAARVIAFSGIRLEASTFPDDTGDKAAPRRLSREEKPLYDRGQRLRAAVETNREEEGARKAEVESEMRPTGGQLLAAPVEVDGQVVGSVEYFTPVLTEAEAPSWTPVLLALLLPLAACAGAVYALSRQGARVAVAAALFLAGLGGYTVYSLRALDAELRETEDAVSAELRTRGELARALVAANHLKEDPALKPGAWDADAMRRPLGRLTDSGAPDADKLAARGAQVRGDAGKALGALGALGLAVLLFIGLGALHRMVATAVEHRQAYVYVAPAMVGMVLLVFFPFAYGITLSFTDANLYNSSQPLSELWIGLRNYTDILGDFSFAKTAADGSLVFNYLNFYYTLLFTILWTVTNVTIGVTVGLLLALALNVPNLRMRPVYRVLLILPWAMPNYITALIWKGMFHQQFGVVNHVIRMFGGEGLAWFDSPVTSFLTALATNGWLSFPFMMVVSLGALQSIPGELYEAARVDGANRWQQFTAITLPALKPALVPAVILSVVWTFNMFNIIFLVTGGDPGGSTEILVTQAYKFAFERYRHGYAAAYSTVIFGILLLYSLVQNRMSRATEAA